A stretch of Halococcus sediminicola DNA encodes these proteins:
- a CDS encoding DMT family transporter produces MSQRLLAAAFVALGTLWGSSFVAIDLGLPYFPPLQFAGLRFLIAGVVILGYAWWTTPRWRPRGRNEWALAGVAGALLIGGHHAFLYLGQQYLSGAVAAIVVSLGPVLTALFAVAILDAHLSTMDGLGFAFGLLGVMLVAQPGIAEGSTLPLGDRLAALDPGALLAGDMTGIALVFLAAAAFALGGVLTRTIETTLPMRTVQAWAMLIGAALLMLTGGLRGESLAAIRWTPTAGLSLVYLGLITGAGAFLIYFTLLDRLGPAQVNLIGYLEPAAATVLSWLVLGQLIDSLTALGFAAIVAGFVCIQRRSLVTLLTRRSSPAAD; encoded by the coding sequence ATGAGTCAGCGGCTGCTCGCCGCCGCGTTCGTCGCGCTCGGTACGCTCTGGGGGAGCTCGTTCGTCGCCATCGATCTCGGACTGCCCTACTTCCCGCCGCTACAGTTCGCCGGACTCCGATTCCTCATCGCCGGCGTGGTGATCCTCGGCTACGCGTGGTGGACGACGCCGCGCTGGCGGCCACGGGGACGCAACGAATGGGCACTCGCGGGCGTCGCGGGAGCCCTGCTCATCGGGGGCCATCACGCCTTCCTCTATCTCGGCCAGCAGTATCTGAGCGGTGCCGTCGCGGCCATCGTCGTCAGCCTCGGCCCGGTCCTGACGGCACTGTTCGCTGTCGCTATCCTCGATGCACACCTCTCGACGATGGACGGACTCGGGTTCGCGTTCGGTCTCCTCGGGGTGATGTTGGTCGCCCAACCCGGCATCGCCGAGGGGAGCACGCTACCTCTCGGTGACCGGCTGGCGGCGCTCGATCCCGGCGCGCTGCTGGCCGGCGACATGACGGGCATCGCGCTGGTCTTCCTCGCGGCCGCGGCGTTCGCGCTCGGCGGCGTGCTGACGCGCACCATCGAGACCACGCTGCCGATGCGCACGGTGCAGGCGTGGGCGATGCTCATCGGGGCGGCGCTGCTCATGCTCACCGGCGGCCTGCGCGGCGAGTCGCTCGCGGCGATCCGGTGGACGCCGACGGCGGGGCTGTCGCTCGTCTATCTCGGTCTCATCACGGGTGCCGGAGCCTTTCTCATCTACTTCACGCTGCTCGACCGCCTCGGGCCGGCACAGGTCAACCTCATCGGCTACCTCGAACCCGCGGCCGCGACGGTGCTGTCGTGGCTCGTCCTCGGCCAGCTCATCGACTCGCTGACGGCGCTCGGGTTCGCCGCCATCGTCGCCGGCTTCGTCTGTATCCAGCGGCGCTCGCTCGTCACCCTCCTCACGCGACGATCGTCGCCCGCAGCCGACTGA
- a CDS encoding helix-turn-helix domain-containing protein, producing MHEATFRIEGDGAYAAATAGTNARVELWCNDHCDLLYVAGGATEAILAHVREAVGVQERLQRPEELVVVTADCLKRHEGNLIETYLARHDCLLLPPLRYADGAKSCRVLALDPTNLTACYRDLLDDGFSVSVERTREIETVTHDAPLLTLDGVLPDLSARQRETLTTAHERGYYEIPRRTTTAEIAAAIGVERRTAEEHLRRAENKLVAAMLEYVRA from the coding sequence ATGCACGAGGCGACCTTCCGCATCGAGGGCGACGGAGCCTACGCTGCAGCGACCGCCGGCACGAACGCCCGCGTCGAACTGTGGTGTAACGATCACTGCGACCTCCTCTACGTCGCGGGCGGCGCGACCGAGGCGATACTCGCCCACGTCCGCGAGGCGGTCGGTGTACAGGAGCGTCTCCAGCGACCCGAGGAGCTGGTCGTCGTCACGGCCGACTGCCTGAAACGCCACGAGGGGAACCTCATCGAGACGTATCTCGCGCGCCACGACTGTCTGCTCCTCCCGCCGTTGCGCTACGCCGACGGCGCGAAATCCTGTCGCGTGCTCGCGCTCGACCCGACGAACCTCACGGCATGCTACCGTGACCTCCTCGACGATGGGTTCTCGGTCTCGGTCGAGCGCACGCGCGAGATCGAGACGGTGACCCACGACGCGCCGTTGCTCACCCTCGACGGCGTGCTCCCCGACCTCTCAGCGCGCCAGCGTGAGACGCTCACGACCGCCCACGAGCGCGGCTACTACGAGATCCCGCGGCGGACGACCACCGCCGAGATAGCCGCCGCGATCGGCGTGGAACGGCGCACCGCCGAGGAGCATCTCCGACGGGCGGAGAACAAACTCGTGGCGGCGATGCTGGAGTACGTGCGTGCTTAG
- a CDS encoding methyltransferase, whose amino-acid sequence MTAFLLVGEGREYLREPGARLETDLGVLDVPDDVASGDTLETHLGTAFEVRELRGPDLFHHFERTGAPMLPRDVGLVMGHTGVAAGDRVLDAGTGTGVLAAALGRAGASVVTYEQNRDFAAVARENMALAGVDTDAAGGSVEVRAGDVLDDIETFEELDLLTLDTADAPAVVEHAPDLLVPGGFVAVYSPFVESAREVVETLAAVGMDCETYETIQREMDFDERGTRPSTAGVGHTGYLVFARN is encoded by the coding sequence GTGACGGCCTTTCTGCTCGTCGGCGAGGGCCGCGAGTATCTCCGCGAGCCGGGTGCGAGACTCGAAACCGACCTCGGCGTGCTCGACGTGCCCGACGACGTGGCGTCGGGCGACACCCTCGAAACCCATCTCGGGACCGCCTTCGAGGTCCGAGAGCTTCGCGGCCCGGATCTCTTTCACCACTTCGAGCGCACCGGCGCGCCGATGCTTCCTCGTGATGTCGGTCTCGTGATGGGCCACACCGGCGTTGCAGCGGGCGACCGGGTGCTCGACGCCGGCACCGGAACCGGTGTGCTCGCCGCCGCGCTCGGGCGTGCGGGCGCGTCGGTCGTGACGTACGAACAGAACCGCGACTTCGCGGCGGTCGCCCGCGAGAACATGGCCCTCGCTGGCGTCGACACGGACGCGGCCGGCGGTAGCGTCGAGGTCAGAGCGGGGGACGTGCTCGACGACATCGAGACGTTCGAGGAACTCGACCTGCTCACGCTCGACACCGCGGACGCGCCGGCGGTGGTCGAGCACGCGCCCGACCTGCTGGTTCCCGGTGGATTCGTCGCGGTCTACTCGCCGTTCGTCGAGAGTGCACGCGAGGTCGTCGAGACGCTCGCTGCGGTGGGGATGGACTGCGAGACCTACGAGACCATCCAGCGCGAGATGGACTTCGACGAGCGCGGGACGCGCCCCTCGACCGCCGGCGTCGGTCACACCGGCTATCTGGTTTTCGCGCGCAACTAG
- a CDS encoding YjiH family protein, producing MSTESQEQTWSVDSTPSARAIDEIDLNEFETGPIAKFAVAFAIGAIFFLVPVPWQGEITVPFDIVVSILTETFPDAVGLYAMAIIVAGGALTTVAEFDSREIVSLGTDLSAFESSAAFWALRVLGAVLAPVMFFKLGPGWLHTPSTGGFMWGTLIYSVGVIIPIGAIFITIFVELGGLEFVGTLARPVMNPLFKLPGRAALDSLASWVGSYSVGLYVTRNVFDRGGYNKREVFIISTCFSTVSIGFVGVVAATLDMLALFPIIFLAYFVCVVVCAVILVRVPPISTIPREYVAEPDPEIPFAGSPGEYLRFALSEAVGKAKKGETFAEAAWRGFVDGLRLTSLILGTILAVGLAAVLLSAYTPTFDVLGAPLVPVIDLLGLPNAETVAPATIVGITEMYVPVLLAEGSAPMARFFIAVLAVSQLIFFSSVGPMTMDMFSDVPVRFRDLVLLFAMRTVILVPLIAGMTHLVNALGVL from the coding sequence ATGAGTACCGAATCACAGGAGCAAACGTGGTCCGTCGATAGCACACCGTCGGCTCGCGCCATCGACGAAATCGACCTCAACGAGTTCGAGACCGGACCGATAGCGAAGTTCGCCGTCGCATTCGCCATCGGCGCAATCTTCTTCCTCGTTCCGGTGCCGTGGCAGGGCGAGATAACCGTCCCGTTCGACATCGTTGTCAGCATTCTCACAGAAACTTTCCCCGACGCCGTGGGGCTGTACGCGATGGCAATCATCGTCGCTGGTGGCGCGCTGACGACCGTCGCCGAATTCGATAGTCGAGAAATCGTTTCTCTCGGTACCGATCTGTCCGCCTTCGAGAGTTCGGCCGCATTCTGGGCGCTGCGGGTGCTTGGAGCGGTGCTCGCGCCTGTCATGTTCTTCAAGCTTGGTCCGGGATGGCTCCATACTCCTTCGACGGGTGGATTCATGTGGGGGACGCTGATCTACAGCGTCGGGGTTATCATTCCGATTGGCGCGATCTTCATTACGATCTTCGTCGAACTCGGTGGGTTAGAGTTCGTCGGCACGCTCGCCCGGCCGGTCATGAACCCGCTGTTCAAGCTTCCGGGTCGTGCCGCGCTCGACAGCCTCGCCTCGTGGGTCGGCTCGTATTCAGTGGGACTCTACGTCACTCGGAACGTCTTCGACCGCGGCGGCTACAACAAGCGGGAGGTGTTCATCATTTCGACGTGCTTTTCGACGGTGAGCATCGGGTTCGTCGGCGTGGTCGCCGCCACACTCGACATGCTCGCGCTCTTTCCGATCATCTTCCTCGCGTACTTCGTCTGTGTCGTGGTCTGTGCCGTGATCCTCGTCCGGGTGCCGCCGATAAGCACCATCCCCCGAGAATACGTCGCTGAACCCGACCCCGAGATACCTTTCGCGGGGTCTCCCGGCGAATACCTTCGGTTCGCGCTGAGTGAAGCGGTCGGAAAGGCGAAGAAGGGCGAAACGTTCGCGGAGGCTGCGTGGCGTGGGTTCGTCGACGGACTGCGGCTCACGAGTCTCATTCTCGGTACTATCCTCGCGGTCGGCCTCGCGGCGGTGTTGCTGTCTGCGTACACACCCACATTTGATGTCCTCGGCGCGCCGCTCGTGCCTGTCATCGATCTCCTCGGGCTGCCGAACGCCGAGACCGTCGCGCCGGCGACCATCGTCGGCATCACCGAGATGTACGTTCCCGTCCTGCTGGCCGAGGGAAGCGCACCGATGGCACGGTTTTTCATCGCCGTGCTCGCGGTCTCTCAACTGATATTCTTCTCTAGTGTCGGCCCGATGACGATGGACATGTTCAGCGACGTTCCAGTGCGCTTTCGTGACCTCGTTCTACTGTTCGCTATGCGGACCGTCATCCTCGTGCCGCTCATCGCCGGGATGACCCACCTCGTGAACGCGCTCGGTGTGCTCTAA
- a CDS encoding transcriptional regulator: protein MRRADADATTRQRIADHLREQPAAASTLATEFTITTATALDHVEHVARSLDGTDEELLVAPPECRDCGFNEFDDRINRPSRCPDCKSEAIEEPRFTVEG from the coding sequence ATGCGCCGAGCGGACGCCGACGCGACGACACGCCAGCGCATCGCCGACCACCTTCGCGAACAGCCGGCCGCCGCGAGCACCCTCGCGACCGAGTTCACCATCACGACTGCGACGGCCCTCGATCACGTCGAGCACGTCGCCCGGTCGCTCGATGGCACCGACGAGGAGCTGCTGGTCGCCCCGCCGGAGTGTCGTGACTGCGGATTCAACGAGTTCGACGACCGCATCAATCGTCCCTCGCGCTGTCCCGACTGCAAGAGCGAGGCGATCGAAGAGCCGCGGTTCACCGTCGAGGGGTAG
- a CDS encoding metal-dependent hydrolase codes for MMATTHALAGVAVAAFVALVAPEQAGVALPAAFVGGLFPDLDLYAGHRKTLHFPIYYWPLALAAGVLAVIATGPATVGLACFLLAAALHSTMDVLGGGLELRPWEATSERAVYNHFAGRWHRPRRWVRYDGAPEDALLGLVLAVPALLVAGTAMRWLVGGTLCLSVGYVLVRRWVPVLTERLVGFVPAGLVEHVPERFVDG; via the coding sequence ATGATGGCGACGACACACGCGCTGGCCGGTGTGGCGGTCGCCGCGTTCGTCGCGCTCGTGGCTCCCGAGCAGGCGGGTGTGGCGCTTCCGGCGGCGTTCGTCGGCGGATTGTTTCCCGATCTCGACCTCTACGCCGGCCACCGAAAGACGCTGCACTTCCCGATCTATTACTGGCCGCTCGCACTCGCCGCCGGCGTGCTCGCGGTGATTGCGACCGGCCCGGCGACCGTGGGACTCGCCTGCTTCCTCCTCGCGGCGGCGCTGCACTCGACGATGGACGTCTTGGGCGGCGGTCTCGAACTCCGCCCGTGGGAGGCGACCTCCGAGCGGGCGGTGTACAACCACTTCGCGGGTCGCTGGCACCGCCCGCGACGGTGGGTGCGCTACGACGGCGCGCCCGAGGACGCCCTGCTCGGACTGGTGTTGGCCGTGCCGGCGCTTCTCGTCGCGGGTACCGCGATGCGCTGGCTGGTCGGCGGGACGCTCTGTCTGTCGGTCGGCTACGTACTCGTCCGCCGGTGGGTGCCCGTGCTCACCGAGCGCCTCGTCGGGTTCGTCCCCGCCGGACTGGTCGAACACGTCCCCGAGCGGTTCGTCGACGGTTGA
- a CDS encoding universal stress protein, giving the protein MYDTILVPTDGSTGAEAAAQHALALADAFDGRVRFLSVVGESNSSGLDSLTGRKEVLDEEATDALETLEALAAETDVPFETALEHGVVHETILDDAAEHGVDLVAMGTHGRTGLQRVLIGSVTERVGRTSDVPVFTTRREPDGDASYGDVLIPTDGSDAASAAVEHGLAIAERYGGTVHALSVVDLSSLAGSYDVGPGISTVLDAWADDCERAVGAVAEAAETRDVDVVTDVVQGTPYRAITDYVEEEGIDLVTMGTHGRTGIERYLVGSVTERVVRTSTVPVLTARND; this is encoded by the coding sequence ATGTACGACACCATCCTCGTCCCGACCGACGGCAGCACCGGAGCCGAGGCGGCCGCACAGCACGCGCTGGCGCTCGCGGACGCCTTCGACGGTCGCGTACGCTTTCTGAGCGTCGTCGGCGAGTCGAACAGCAGCGGTCTCGATTCGTTGACGGGCCGCAAAGAGGTGCTCGACGAGGAGGCGACCGACGCGCTCGAAACGCTCGAAGCGCTCGCGGCCGAGACGGACGTTCCCTTCGAGACGGCGCTCGAACACGGTGTCGTCCACGAGACCATCCTCGACGACGCCGCCGAACACGGCGTCGACCTCGTTGCGATGGGGACTCACGGCCGGACGGGTCTCCAGCGGGTGCTCATCGGCAGCGTGACCGAACGCGTCGGCCGGACGAGCGACGTCCCCGTGTTCACGACACGGCGCGAACCGGACGGGGACGCCTCCTACGGTGACGTGTTGATTCCCACTGATGGGAGCGACGCCGCAAGCGCCGCCGTCGAGCACGGACTGGCCATCGCCGAGCGCTACGGTGGGACCGTCCACGCCCTGTCGGTCGTCGACCTGAGTTCGCTCGCCGGCTCCTACGACGTCGGTCCCGGCATCTCGACGGTGCTCGATGCGTGGGCCGACGACTGCGAGCGCGCCGTCGGGGCCGTGGCCGAGGCGGCCGAAACCCGTGACGTCGACGTTGTTACCGATGTCGTGCAGGGCACGCCCTACCGCGCCATCACCGACTACGTCGAGGAGGAGGGCATCGACCTCGTCACGATGGGGACCCACGGCCGCACGGGTATCGAGCGGTACCTCGTCGGCAGCGTGACCGAGCGCGTCGTCAGAACCAGCACCGTACCGGTCCTCACCGCACGGAACGACTGA
- the arcD gene encoding arginine/ornithine antiporter ArcD, whose protein sequence is MVAFEPRLFADIAPDERPSLVESLVPVAAMILFLSVGIVALGLDPQFPLVWGIAFTGLFVHYRLGFSWAELYDGITDSILMGMRVILIMFVVYALVSTWIEAGTIPGLMYYGLDLLTPAIFLPLTAVLAAIVSFSVGSSWTTAGTLGVAFIGIGSGLGIPAPMTAGAILSGAYTGDKQSPLSDTTNLAAGVTNTGLYEHINAMRAGTFVAFGLSVVLYIVLGLSASGAIPAGRVAAIQGAIEGSYTVTPLVFAPLIVTFGLAIYGIPALPTLGTGVFAGALTSVVVQGTGFAAAWSTAQSGTAPETGMQLVDGLLESGGLLGGAWIVTIALAALALGGILERTGILAVLAHHLGRLSRGVASLTGVTAVSAVAMNMLAAEQYISIVVPGMTLRNLYREQGLKSKNLSRAVEAAGTTTAALIPWGSGGLFMAGTLGVSTLSYAPYYFFGFLSPLVLLLMGVTGWQIAYEDPEQAGDGATTNAESTAPAGED, encoded by the coding sequence ATGGTAGCGTTCGAACCGCGACTGTTCGCGGACATCGCGCCCGACGAACGGCCGTCGCTCGTCGAATCGCTCGTCCCGGTCGCGGCGATGATACTCTTTCTCAGCGTCGGTATCGTGGCGCTCGGTCTCGACCCGCAGTTCCCGCTCGTCTGGGGCATCGCCTTCACCGGACTGTTCGTCCACTATCGGCTCGGGTTCTCGTGGGCGGAGCTGTACGACGGCATCACCGACAGCATCCTGATGGGAATGCGAGTCATCCTCATCATGTTCGTCGTCTACGCGCTCGTCTCGACGTGGATCGAGGCCGGGACCATCCCCGGACTGATGTACTACGGGCTTGATCTGCTCACACCGGCGATATTCCTGCCGCTGACCGCCGTGCTCGCCGCCATCGTCTCCTTTTCGGTCGGCTCGTCCTGGACCACCGCGGGCACGCTCGGCGTCGCCTTCATCGGTATCGGCTCCGGGCTCGGCATCCCCGCCCCGATGACCGCCGGGGCCATCCTCTCTGGGGCGTACACCGGTGACAAGCAGTCGCCGCTGTCCGACACGACGAACCTCGCGGCCGGCGTGACCAACACCGGTCTCTACGAGCACATCAACGCGATGCGCGCCGGGACGTTCGTGGCGTTCGGTCTCTCGGTCGTGCTCTATATCGTCCTCGGGCTGAGCGCCTCCGGGGCCATCCCGGCCGGGCGCGTCGCGGCGATTCAGGGGGCCATCGAGGGTTCCTATACCGTGACGCCGCTCGTTTTCGCCCCGTTGATCGTCACCTTCGGTCTCGCCATCTACGGGATCCCGGCACTCCCCACCCTCGGGACGGGCGTCTTCGCGGGTGCGCTCACCTCGGTGGTCGTCCAAGGAACTGGATTCGCCGCCGCGTGGTCGACCGCCCAGTCCGGCACGGCTCCCGAGACCGGGATGCAACTCGTCGATGGGTTGCTCGAAAGCGGCGGGCTGCTCGGCGGCGCGTGGATCGTCACGATCGCCCTCGCCGCGCTCGCGCTCGGGGGCATCCTCGAACGAACGGGGATCCTCGCCGTGCTCGCCCACCACCTCGGTCGGCTGAGTCGCGGTGTGGCGAGCCTCACCGGCGTGACGGCGGTCTCAGCCGTGGCGATGAACATGCTCGCCGCCGAGCAGTACATCAGCATCGTCGTCCCGGGGATGACCCTCAGAAATCTCTACCGCGAACAGGGCCTGAAGAGCAAGAACCTCTCTCGCGCCGTCGAGGCCGCCGGAACGACGACGGCCGCGCTCATCCCGTGGGGCAGCGGCGGGCTGTTCATGGCCGGCACCCTCGGCGTCTCGACGCTCTCGTACGCTCCCTACTACTTCTTCGGCTTCCTCTCGCCGCTCGTCCTCCTGCTGATGGGCGTCACCGGCTGGCAGATCGCCTACGAGGACCCGGAGCAAGCCGGCGACGGTGCCACGACGAACGCGGAGAGCACAGCCCCCGCCGGCGAGGATTGA
- a CDS encoding SDR family oxidoreductase: MVDEKTAVVTAAGSGIGEACARRLNEDGYTPVLLSRSGSAVEVANDLGGDGFEGSVTDPDDLAALVETTHERYGRIDAVVNNTGHPASGDLLDITDEEWHEGLDLVLLNAVRMARLVTPIMREQGGGTIVNVSTFSAFEPSSTFPVSSVLRAGLGSFTKLYADRNAADGIRMNAVLPGFVDSYEIDEETRERIPMGRPAETAEIADTVAYLVSPAASYVTGQNVRVDGGLTASV; encoded by the coding sequence ATGGTCGACGAGAAAACCGCCGTGGTGACGGCTGCGGGAAGCGGCATCGGCGAGGCATGCGCGCGACGACTGAACGAGGACGGATACACGCCGGTCTTGCTGTCGCGGTCGGGCAGCGCCGTCGAAGTGGCGAACGACCTCGGCGGGGACGGGTTCGAAGGCTCCGTGACGGACCCCGACGATCTGGCGGCGCTCGTCGAGACGACTCACGAGCGCTACGGTCGCATCGACGCCGTGGTGAACAACACGGGTCATCCCGCCTCCGGCGACCTCCTCGACATCACCGACGAGGAGTGGCACGAGGGGCTGGACCTCGTGCTGTTGAACGCCGTCCGCATGGCGCGGCTCGTGACGCCCATCATGCGCGAGCAGGGTGGTGGAACCATCGTGAACGTCTCCACGTTTTCGGCGTTCGAGCCGTCGAGCACGTTCCCCGTTTCGTCGGTGCTCCGGGCCGGACTCGGGAGCTTCACCAAACTCTACGCCGACCGGAACGCGGCGGACGGAATCCGGATGAACGCCGTACTGCCCGGCTTCGTCGATAGCTACGAAATCGACGAAGAGACGAGAGAACGGATTCCGATGGGGCGACCTGCCGAGACCGCCGAGATAGCCGACACGGTCGCGTATCTCGTTTCGCCCGCCGCGAGCTACGTCACCGGACAGAACGTCCGCGTCGACGGTGGTCTCACGGCATCGGTATAG
- a CDS encoding nascent polypeptide-associated complex protein gives MFGGGGGLNPRKMQQMMKQMGIDIEEIDAEEIIIRTADEELVFDDAEVQRMDAQGEATYTITGEPETRAASEETIPLGEGDENEAGAGGASGGDAIPDSDVEIVAQRTGATEETAREALEAEDGDLAAAVSRLE, from the coding sequence ATGTTCGGAGGAGGCGGCGGTCTGAACCCGCGCAAGATGCAACAGATGATGAAACAGATGGGTATCGACATCGAGGAGATCGATGCCGAGGAGATAATCATCCGCACCGCCGACGAAGAACTCGTTTTCGACGATGCCGAGGTCCAGCGGATGGACGCCCAAGGAGAGGCGACCTACACCATCACGGGCGAACCCGAGACGCGCGCGGCGAGCGAGGAAACGATTCCGCTCGGCGAGGGTGACGAGAACGAGGCGGGTGCGGGCGGTGCGAGCGGTGGGGACGCGATTCCCGATTCCGATGTCGAAATCGTCGCCCAGCGCACGGGTGCAACCGAGGAGACCGCCCGCGAGGCACTCGAAGCCGAGGACGGCGACCTCGCGGCCGCGGTCTCGCGCCTGGAGTGA
- a CDS encoding MDR family MFS transporter — translation MNERERRFVTVGVLVGIFLAAVDGTVVTTAMPTVVAALGGLELYPWVFTAYMLFTAVTMPLFGRLADAYGRKKLFYVGVFAFVAGSALSGAAGSMAELVAFRAVQGIGGGAMLALPYTILGVIYPPERRGWAIGLGGSVWGVASVLGPPLGYAIVSTLGWRWVFYVNVPVGIIAVAFIATTLDESTGAAEGHIDYAGALAIAVGVGAVLFGLQLLQRQPVTGALAVAVGLLALVGFYVAERRASEPLIPPSLFGDRVFVATITAGFLTSFVVFAGLTYIPLFVQSIHGGANSSAIAVVPISVGWSGMSLLSGRAIERVGERRLSIVGTAFIVVSFAAAAFWTPATSLAVIVVVTFFMGVGMGTVTPPLLTAIQNHLGTERMGLATSTQQFFRQLGGAMGVSMLGFTMNALVREQLASVPGVSTLGDLQRVLFAADAPAGAAAALADGLTAAFVISAVIALVTLGVVLAIPESSSERESGSAATATD, via the coding sequence GTGAACGAGCGCGAGCGGCGGTTCGTGACCGTCGGCGTGTTGGTCGGCATCTTCCTCGCCGCGGTCGACGGGACCGTCGTGACGACCGCGATGCCGACGGTCGTCGCCGCGCTCGGCGGTCTCGAACTCTACCCGTGGGTGTTCACCGCGTACATGCTCTTTACGGCGGTGACGATGCCGCTGTTCGGCCGGCTGGCCGACGCCTACGGCCGGAAGAAGCTCTTCTACGTCGGCGTGTTCGCGTTCGTCGCCGGCAGCGCGCTGTCGGGCGCGGCCGGGAGCATGGCCGAACTCGTCGCCTTCCGTGCGGTGCAGGGTATCGGCGGCGGGGCGATGCTCGCGCTACCGTACACCATCCTTGGGGTCATCTACCCGCCCGAGCGGCGCGGCTGGGCCATCGGGCTGGGCGGCTCGGTCTGGGGCGTCGCGAGCGTGCTCGGGCCACCGCTCGGCTACGCCATCGTCTCGACGCTCGGCTGGCGCTGGGTCTTCTACGTGAACGTTCCCGTGGGAATCATCGCGGTCGCGTTCATCGCGACGACGCTCGACGAGTCCACGGGCGCGGCCGAGGGCCACATCGACTACGCGGGCGCGCTCGCCATCGCCGTCGGCGTCGGTGCGGTGCTGTTCGGGCTCCAGTTGCTCCAGCGCCAGCCCGTCACGGGGGCGCTCGCGGTCGCGGTCGGACTCCTCGCGCTCGTCGGGTTCTACGTGGCCGAGCGCCGGGCGAGCGAGCCGCTCATCCCGCCCTCGCTGTTCGGTGACCGGGTCTTCGTGGCGACCATCACCGCCGGCTTCCTCACGAGTTTCGTGGTCTTCGCCGGGCTGACGTACATCCCGCTGTTCGTCCAGAGCATTCATGGAGGAGCGAACAGCTCCGCCATCGCGGTCGTCCCCATCTCGGTCGGCTGGTCGGGGATGAGTCTCCTCTCGGGGCGCGCGATCGAGCGCGTCGGCGAGCGCCGGCTCTCGATCGTCGGCACGGCGTTCATCGTCGTGAGCTTCGCCGCCGCGGCGTTCTGGACGCCGGCGACATCGCTCGCGGTCATCGTCGTCGTCACCTTCTTCATGGGTGTCGGCATGGGGACGGTGACGCCGCCGCTGCTCACGGCGATCCAGAACCACCTCGGCACCGAGCGGATGGGGCTTGCGACCTCCACCCAGCAGTTCTTCCGCCAGCTCGGCGGCGCGATGGGCGTGTCGATGCTCGGGTTCACGATGAACGCGCTCGTCCGGGAGCAACTGGCGAGCGTGCCCGGCGTCTCGACGCTCGGCGACCTCCAGCGCGTGCTGTTCGCGGCCGACGCACCGGCCGGGGCGGCCGCCGCCCTCGCCGACGGACTCACGGCCGCGTTCGTCATCTCGGCGGTCATCGCGCTCGTCACGCTCGGGGTCGTCCTCGCCATCCCCGAATCGAGCAGCGAGCGGGAGTCCGGGTCGGCGGCGACAGCCACCGACTGA